A genomic window from Nocardioides rotundus includes:
- the kdgD gene encoding 5-dehydro-4-deoxyglucarate dehydratase, translating to MTDYSPTDLAAQLKSGLLSFPVTHFTDDLEFDEAGYRKHLSWLAEYPVAGLFAAGGTGEGFSLTLEETDTVVRTAVQEVAGAVPVIASATGNTKNAITQAQAAEEAGADGLLLMPPYLTEAGQRGLVEHVSQVCAATGLGVVVYSRANAVLRDVSVAEVADRNPNLIGFKDGVGNVEQMTRTYARVGDRLTYIGGLPTAETFALPLLQLGVSTYSSALFNFLPGWAVEFYEAVRAEDREEVYRRLNEFVIPYLDIRDRTPGYAVSIVKAGLAAIGRPAGPVRPPLTDLSQEEQDNLRELITRVS from the coding sequence GTGACCGACTACAGCCCCACCGACCTGGCCGCCCAGCTCAAGAGCGGGCTGCTGTCCTTCCCGGTCACCCACTTCACCGACGACCTGGAGTTCGACGAGGCGGGCTACCGCAAGCACCTGTCCTGGCTGGCGGAGTACCCCGTCGCCGGGCTCTTCGCCGCCGGCGGCACCGGCGAGGGCTTCAGCCTGACCCTGGAGGAGACCGACACGGTGGTCCGTACGGCGGTCCAGGAGGTCGCGGGCGCCGTACCCGTCATCGCGTCGGCCACCGGCAACACCAAGAACGCGATCACCCAGGCCCAGGCGGCCGAGGAAGCGGGCGCGGACGGGCTGCTCCTGATGCCGCCGTACCTCACCGAGGCGGGCCAGCGCGGCCTGGTCGAGCACGTCAGCCAGGTCTGCGCCGCCACCGGCCTCGGCGTGGTCGTCTACTCCCGGGCCAACGCGGTCCTGCGCGACGTCTCCGTCGCCGAGGTGGCCGACCGCAACCCCAACCTGATCGGTTTCAAGGACGGCGTCGGCAACGTCGAGCAGATGACCCGCACCTACGCCCGCGTCGGCGACCGGCTCACCTACATCGGCGGGCTGCCCACCGCGGAGACCTTCGCGCTGCCGCTGCTCCAGCTCGGTGTGAGCACCTACTCCAGCGCGCTGTTCAACTTCCTCCCCGGCTGGGCGGTCGAGTTCTACGAGGCCGTGCGCGCCGAGGACCGCGAGGAGGTCTACCGTCGGCTCAACGAGTTCGTGATCCCCTACCTCGACATCCGTGACCGGACCCCCGGCTACGCGGTGTCGATCGTCAAGGCCGGGCTCGCCGCGATCGGCCGCCCCGCGGGGCCGGTCCGGCCGCCGCTCACCGACCTGAGCCAGGAGGAGCAGGACAACCTGCGCGAGCTCATCACCCGAGTCTCCTGA
- a CDS encoding HNH endonuclease signature motif containing protein — translation MSTKPLHPSHPVAAAVARIETELSQAAGVPVWSMAAEEAGEVLEALTRARAQADALLLRVLRQAESVETGLETGATSTTNWWAHRMRMVRRDAHALRRLATQVEAHPAVAEALESGRILTDQARAITEALEQVPEDAEAWVLPAATERMLDLAADHDAKDLRVLGRRLLEVVDPAAADAEEAKRLEAEERAARERVGFGIRDSGDGTMRGWFTLPTAQGEMLRRQVHAIAWSKHTTQPAQPAAGHSDHDADAVDGAVDPVQAQRHRPLSRTGLGEAFCELIESRPADTLPTSGGISATVVVTMELETLLGGLKAASLDTGSKITAGQARRLACEAGIIPIVLGGPSVVLDMGRRRRFHTPAQRIAMGVRDGGCSAAGCDMPADKCQAHHETPWSKGGSTSVKDGRFYCPSHHQMIHDPAYQHHLDKHGKVRFTRRT, via the coding sequence ATGTCGACCAAGCCGCTGCATCCGAGCCACCCGGTGGCCGCTGCGGTCGCGCGCATCGAGACCGAACTCTCGCAGGCGGCCGGGGTGCCGGTGTGGTCCATGGCCGCGGAGGAGGCCGGGGAGGTGTTGGAGGCGTTGACCCGGGCCCGGGCGCAGGCCGATGCGCTGTTGTTGCGGGTGCTGCGCCAGGCCGAGTCGGTGGAGACCGGTCTGGAGACCGGCGCGACGTCGACGACGAACTGGTGGGCCCACCGGATGCGGATGGTCCGCCGCGACGCGCACGCGCTCCGGCGGTTGGCGACCCAGGTCGAGGCCCACCCCGCGGTCGCCGAGGCGTTGGAGTCGGGTCGGATCCTGACCGACCAGGCCCGCGCGATCACCGAGGCGTTGGAGCAGGTGCCGGAGGATGCGGAGGCGTGGGTGCTGCCCGCCGCCACGGAGCGGATGCTGGACCTGGCGGCCGATCACGACGCCAAGGACCTGCGGGTGCTGGGGCGGCGGCTGTTGGAGGTGGTCGACCCCGCGGCCGCGGACGCCGAGGAGGCCAAGCGTCTGGAGGCCGAAGAGCGCGCCGCGCGGGAGCGGGTCGGGTTCGGGATCCGGGACTCCGGTGACGGCACCATGCGGGGCTGGTTCACCCTCCCCACGGCGCAGGGGGAGATGCTGCGCCGCCAGGTCCACGCGATCGCCTGGTCCAAACACACCACCCAACCGGCACAGCCCGCAGCTGGACACAGCGACCACGACGCGGACGCCGTGGACGGTGCGGTCGACCCGGTCCAGGCCCAGCGGCACCGGCCGCTGTCGCGCACGGGGCTGGGTGAGGCGTTCTGCGAGCTGATCGAGTCCCGCCCCGCCGACACCCTCCCCACCAGCGGCGGGATATCCGCGACCGTGGTGGTGACCATGGAGCTGGAGACCCTGCTGGGCGGGTTGAAGGCAGCATCCCTGGACACCGGGTCCAAGATCACCGCCGGCCAAGCCCGACGCCTGGCCTGCGAGGCCGGGATCATCCCGATCGTCCTCGGCGGACCCTCGGTGGTGTTGGACATGGGCCGCCGGCGCCGGTTCCACACCCCCGCGCAACGGATCGCCATGGGTGTCCGCGACGGCGGCTGCTCCGCCGCGGGCTGCGACATGCCCGCCGACAAGTGCCAGGCCCATCATGAGACACCGTGGTCGAAGGGCGGCTCCACCAGCGTGAAAGACGGCCGGTTCTACTGCCCCTCTCACCACCAGATGATCCACGACCCCGCCTACCAGCACCACCTCGACAAACACGGCAAAGTCCGCTTCACCCGACGCACGTGA
- a CDS encoding LysR family transcriptional regulator, with protein MLTLDQVRAFVAVAEELHFGRAAERLQMTQPPLSRQIQKLERTVGAQLLERDNRRVELTGAGVAFLDEAYRLLTLVEGAGDLARRVDAGAAGVVRIGFTAVSAISLLGPLLRRLAAELPDVDVLLSERVTNAQVEGIRRGELDIGLARPPFDTELLRSRVVLREPLMAVVPEGSPLSGLGRPLTPADFEGLAVIGYHPDQSRYFHELTVRFLANAHPRIEQRVHQVLTAILLVAADRGVALAPASAASLGVAGVAFVPLDHGGGDTRLDVDPERPVELHAIWSREAVTPVVRRVLGVVESVAG; from the coding sequence GTGCTCACCTTGGACCAGGTCCGCGCCTTCGTCGCCGTCGCGGAGGAGCTGCACTTCGGGCGGGCGGCGGAGCGGCTGCAGATGACCCAGCCGCCGCTCTCCCGCCAGATCCAGAAACTGGAGCGGACCGTGGGTGCCCAGCTGCTGGAGCGGGACAACCGACGGGTCGAGCTGACCGGGGCCGGGGTGGCGTTCCTCGACGAGGCCTACCGCCTGCTCACCCTGGTCGAGGGAGCCGGGGACCTGGCGCGGAGGGTGGACGCCGGCGCCGCGGGCGTCGTACGCATCGGTTTCACCGCCGTCTCCGCGATCTCCCTCCTGGGCCCGCTGCTGCGCCGGCTGGCCGCCGAGCTGCCCGACGTGGACGTGCTGCTGTCCGAGCGGGTGACCAACGCCCAGGTCGAGGGGATCCGCCGGGGCGAGCTGGACATCGGGCTGGCCCGGCCGCCCTTCGACACCGAGCTGCTGCGCTCGCGGGTGGTGTTGCGCGAGCCGCTCATGGCGGTCGTGCCGGAGGGCTCGCCGCTCTCCGGGCTGGGCCGCCCGCTCACGCCGGCCGACTTCGAGGGGCTGGCGGTCATCGGCTATCACCCCGACCAGTCGCGGTACTTCCACGAGCTGACCGTGCGGTTCCTCGCCAACGCGCACCCGCGGATCGAGCAGCGGGTGCACCAGGTGCTCACCGCGATCCTGCTGGTCGCTGCCGACCGGGGCGTCGCGCTCGCTCCCGCCTCCGCCGCGTCGCTGGGGGTCGCCGGGGTCGCGTTCGTCCCGCTCGACCACGGGGGCGGCGACACCCGCCTCGACGTCGACCCCGAGCGCCCGGTCGAGCTGCACGCGATCTGGTCGCGCGAGGCCGTCACCCCGGTCGTACGCCGGGTGCTCGGGGTCGTGGAGAGCGTCGCGGGCTGA
- a CDS encoding Bug family tripartite tricarboxylate transporter substrate binding protein, which yields MRKQHLSLAAVAAAATLTLSACGGVETTTGGGGGGDYPSGSVEMYVGASAGGSSDLISRAVSTGLSDELGQSFPVINNEGANGALAAAKVQKAAPDGSTIAIQNASLFAITPLAVSPDEVTNLDDFDVVGGVSRDDYVMVTNKQTGWTSLDDIKNADQKITYGTTGVGTGSQLACALTFSTADVDSEPVPFDGGSPALTALLGNQVDTACLQVGEARENIESGKLTALSVFSPERIDYLPDVPTATEQGLDVEVYQYRFMTTPKGTPDDVKSTIADAMQKTFQTDAYKQFNEQNSLTPMEISGEEVVQQVESDKKRYADLVEQYGIDLGDAS from the coding sequence ATGCGCAAGCAGCACCTGAGCCTCGCGGCCGTGGCCGCCGCCGCGACCCTCACCCTGTCCGCCTGTGGCGGCGTCGAGACGACCACCGGCGGCGGGGGCGGGGGCGACTACCCGTCCGGCTCGGTGGAGATGTACGTCGGCGCGTCGGCCGGCGGCTCCAGCGACCTGATCTCCCGCGCGGTCTCGACCGGCCTGTCCGACGAGCTCGGCCAGTCCTTCCCGGTGATCAACAACGAGGGCGCCAACGGCGCGCTCGCGGCGGCAAAGGTGCAGAAGGCGGCACCCGACGGCTCGACCATCGCAATCCAGAACGCCTCACTCTTCGCGATCACCCCGCTGGCGGTGTCCCCGGACGAGGTCACCAACCTGGACGACTTCGACGTGGTCGGCGGCGTCTCCCGCGACGACTACGTGATGGTCACGAACAAGCAGACCGGCTGGACCTCCCTGGACGACATCAAGAACGCCGACCAGAAGATCACCTACGGCACCACCGGCGTCGGCACCGGGTCGCAGCTCGCCTGCGCGCTGACCTTCTCCACCGCCGACGTCGACTCCGAGCCGGTGCCGTTCGACGGCGGCTCGCCCGCGCTCACCGCGCTGCTGGGCAACCAGGTCGACACCGCCTGCCTGCAGGTCGGCGAGGCCCGGGAGAACATCGAGTCCGGCAAGCTCACCGCCCTCTCCGTCTTCAGCCCCGAGCGGATCGACTACCTGCCCGACGTGCCCACCGCCACCGAGCAGGGCCTGGACGTCGAGGTCTACCAGTACCGCTTCATGACCACGCCCAAGGGCACCCCCGACGACGTGAAGAGCACGATCGCCGACGCGATGCAGAAGACCTTCCAGACCGACGCCTACAAGCAGTTCAACGAGCAGAACTCGCTGACCCCGATGGAGATCAGTGGCGAGGAGGTCGTCCAGCAGGTCGAGTCGGACAAGAAGCGCTACGCCGACCTGGTCGAGCAGTACGGCATCGACCTGGGCGACGCGAGCTGA
- a CDS encoding tripartite tricarboxylate transporter TctB family protein, whose protein sequence is MSNERERTPGGEPDVLAELEAEVAQELEEQRPPAGGPTYQTVAALVTLAIGVTGSVLSYGYGLGTLRAPGPGLWPLVVSLVITALSLVLLVTGRRLTDDERFTRTSLLPLVGVLTFIGLGALIPVIGFELPSLALCVIWLRFLGGESWRSTIVVSVGTVAAFYLLFLYGLRIPLPHLL, encoded by the coding sequence ATGAGCAACGAGCGCGAGCGGACCCCCGGCGGCGAGCCGGACGTCCTGGCCGAGCTCGAGGCCGAGGTCGCCCAGGAGCTGGAGGAGCAGCGGCCGCCGGCCGGCGGGCCGACGTACCAGACCGTCGCAGCCCTGGTCACCCTGGCGATCGGCGTCACCGGGTCGGTGCTCTCCTACGGCTACGGCCTCGGCACCCTCCGGGCGCCCGGACCGGGCCTCTGGCCGCTGGTGGTGTCGCTGGTCATCACGGCGCTCTCGCTGGTGCTCCTCGTGACCGGTCGGCGCCTCACCGACGACGAGCGGTTCACCCGGACCAGCCTGCTGCCGCTGGTGGGTGTGCTCACCTTCATCGGCCTCGGCGCGCTCATCCCGGTCATCGGCTTCGAGCTTCCCTCGCTGGCGCTGTGCGTGATCTGGCTGCGCTTCCTCGGCGGCGAGTCCTGGCGCTCCACGATCGTCGTGTCGGTCGGCACCGTCGCGGCGTTCTACCTCCTGTTCCTCTACGGGCTGCGGATCCCGCTGCCCCACCTGCTGTGA